One window of the Runella slithyformis DSM 19594 genome contains the following:
- a CDS encoding AraC family transcriptional regulator — protein sequence MRAPLRKELNVPSASFTTIELLESHFDPNWHFHPHYQLFTVLEGTGTRFVGDDIRHFEAGDTVFLGPNIPHLWRSDRAYFEGNPELKTHGIVVYFTEDFLGEGFFDKPEMHVLKQLLDKGLRGLDIVGAARRMVQNSLKKLAVSQGFEAVLALLSTLHQLSHTSEVEYITGVGYVNTYKVSETERMQRVYEYVMKHFKEEIRLQEVSALANMTEAAFCRYFKSRANKTFSDFVSEIRIAYACKLLVQEKYSVTQICYESGFNTVSNFNRQFKNLTGKSPLQYQKVYMQRGE from the coding sequence ATGCGCGCGCCCTTACGAAAAGAGTTAAATGTGCCGTCGGCATCGTTTACGACCATTGAGCTGTTGGAGTCGCATTTTGACCCCAATTGGCATTTTCATCCTCATTATCAGCTTTTTACGGTGTTGGAAGGAACCGGCACGCGATTCGTCGGCGATGATATTCGCCATTTTGAGGCAGGAGATACGGTTTTTTTAGGTCCCAATATCCCGCACCTTTGGCGGAGCGACCGTGCCTATTTTGAGGGAAACCCTGAGCTGAAGACCCACGGCATAGTGGTTTATTTTACGGAAGATTTTTTGGGAGAAGGTTTTTTTGATAAACCTGAAATGCACGTTCTGAAGCAATTGTTGGATAAAGGTCTCAGAGGGTTGGATATTGTAGGCGCAGCACGCCGAATGGTGCAGAACAGCCTGAAAAAGTTGGCGGTCAGTCAGGGATTTGAGGCTGTTTTAGCGTTATTGTCTACCTTGCATCAGCTCTCCCATACATCGGAGGTGGAGTATATTACCGGGGTGGGCTACGTCAATACCTACAAAGTGTCCGAAACCGAACGAATGCAGCGGGTCTATGAATATGTCATGAAACATTTCAAAGAAGAGATCCGCCTACAGGAAGTCTCTGCCCTGGCCAACATGACCGAGGCGGCCTTTTGCCGGTATTTTAAAAGTCGAGCCAACAAGACCTTTTCCGATTTTGTGAGCGAAATTCGCATTGCGTATGCGTGCAAGCTGTTGGTACAGGAAAAATATTCTGTGACCCAAATATGTTACGAAAGCGGGTTTAACACCGTCTCAAATTTTAATCGCCAATTTAAAAACCTAACGGGCAAGTCACCGTTGCAGTACCAAAAAGTGTACATGCAAAGAGGCGAGTAA